A portion of the Psilocybe cubensis strain MGC-MH-2018 chromosome 10, whole genome shotgun sequence genome contains these proteins:
- a CDS encoding SET domain and MYND-type zinc finger protein 6, translated as MSYGLMALDLHRNMARWENEVFHVIVHPWPGESNPRLDQTFLAIDAKPRRIDELHEVHELGIRQELEKLKAEVKGDKQLCGMVVITTDIESMISITWPIAFTDVLPAIPPGVDADDGKNLYLSKPPSSQNQHREMDLAPASTGPLPYGWLRKSMMQCIKYRKQPLWDGVTLSKCASCQTTHYCSKSCQKADWPVHKTTCSKFRDILQADASAPEDARIQKALHLFANKHKSVLGTYGVIAMDFRFDVTRGLRDAVAVFLKYVPNEKRTDQAFKAIHAAVVPFELFGVEREEYLREESRKLHDEVKGTRTIGCVLVVCFTVDSGLIHVSPMSFGNREGHVDNGNDQRLENLLD; from the exons ATGTCATATGGCTTGATGGCTCTCGATCTGCATCGAAACATGGCAAGATGGGAGAACGAGGTGTTTCACGTCATAGTCCATCCGTGGCCCGGAGAATCGAATCCCCGCCTAGATCAGACATTCCTTGCGATTGACGCGAAGCCGCGACGTATCGACGAGTTACACGAAGTACATGAACTGGGAATTCGTCAGGAGTTAGAGAAGCTTAAGGCTGAAGTGAAGGGAGACAAGCAACTGTGCGGTATGGTGGTCATAACGACAGACATCGAGAGCATGATATCCATAACGTGGCCAATTGCATTCACCGACGTGTTGCCCGCAATCCCTCCGGGAGTTGATGCGGACGATGGAAAGAACCTCTACTTATCAA AACCACCATCATCCCAAAACCAGCATAGGGAAATGGACTTAGCCCCGGCGTCCACTGGACCGCTTCCTTATGGATGGCTCAGAAAAAGTATGATGCAGTGTATAAAATATCGCAAGCAACCGCTCTGGGACGGCGTAACCCTCTCCAAGTGCGCCAGCTGCCAAACCACACATTATTGT AGTAAAAGCTGCCAGAAAGCGGACTGGCCAGTGCATAAAACCACATGTTCGAAATTTCGTGATATACTGCAAGCCGACGCCTCTGCGCCTGAAGACGCTAGGATACAGAAAGCACTGCATTTATTCGCCAATAAACACAAATCCGTTCTAGGGACGTATGGGGTGATTGCTATGGATTTCCGATTCGATGTCACGCGAGGACTGCGTGATGCTGTGGCCGTTTTCTTAAAGTACGTGCCGAACGAAAAGCGGACCGACCAGGCGTTTAAAGCGATACACGCAGCGGTTGTACCCTTTGAACTCTTTGGGGTGGAAAGGGAAGAATATCTGCGCGAGGAGTCGCGCAAACTTCACGACGAGGTGAAGGGAACACGGACAATTGGATGCGTTTTGGTCGTTTGTTTCACTGTTGACTCAGGGTTGATTCATGTGTCTCCTATGTCATTCGGGAATCGGGAGGGACATGTTGACAACGGGAACGACCAGCGATTGGAGAACTTGCTTGATTAA